The genome window TCCTTCCATTTCAGACAGCTGTGTAGAAGCAATTTTCATTCACCGCCTTGTGGCCATGACTGTATCATCAACAGTGAACCAAATGGAGGTGGTTCCACACagggaaacatttttctgtcttaGTATAAGGTGGTACATGCTGGAggtggtatttttgtttttgcctggCCGACTTGAGCTAGTGAAATTAATTTAGATTTtaaccacattttcaaaaagtaaCGGTTATACAGCCTTTTAAAGTCGTAGCAGCTGATATTGATTGATTCCATTACCACAGTATGGCATGCTTTACTGTAATGATGTTTCCAGCACTTTGATACTGTACATACCATATTGACAGTAGAGGAGTGATTTGCTTCCCTTGCAACTTTAGCCACATCTTTCCAGCGTGAGGCCGACACATCTAAAAACAGAGCCATCAACCTGGTGGAGGACACATCTGTATCCTGATTCGTTTCCCACTTAGCCCATTTTTCTGAAGCTTTGCCGCCATTGGCATTATCCATCCGTCCCCCAGATGCCCTCTGGATTTCCAGACCAGTCATTCCAGACTCCACTGCATCTTCCAATTTCTGCTCCCAGTCTGTAGCCACTGTATCATTGGCCATTAGCCTCTTGCCTGCACATCACTTACCCAGCCCACTgcctgtctccacctgtctccacctgtgCATCCTCCTTCTGTTGTCGGGTTCTCTTGGCTTACCTCCAGAGTGGTTCCACCTAAGTTGTAACACTCCAGATCAGTCATGTCTATGTCACAGGCATCCGGACCACCCTCCAGAGAAACTCCTCTCATCGGCCCTGCCTTCTTGTTGTAGTCCATGTTAGAGTTCCCGGCAACTTGCTCAAGcagtctcctcctgctcttcagATGCACAGCTGCTGACCTGAGCTCTGCTGCTACCCAGACCCACTCTACTTAAGGCGGTACACACTACAGGATAATCGGAACGATTTTCATCCCGATTTCCCCCTTACGATCAATGCCAGCCAAGGCCCGATTATCTGATGTTTGCAAATGACATCGTGTCCTCCAACTCGCGCTGTAACGCATACAGCCCACACTCTCGCCGTCTCCATGACTTTTtacacagttgttttgttttgtttttgtttttttcagcctaaaacaaccaccactgcatCTTCCGCTTCGTCCACCATGTTTGTTTAAACTGAAGTCCTGTTTGACCATGCGAGATTTGTAATATTGAGCCTGAAGAACCTGATACTCTGCTGAAGAATTAGttagtgtgtggtgtgcacTACGGAGAACGCCACACATTATAAGATCAACAGAGAGAGATCTAGTGTgatctgtctgttgttgtcatcAAGTGTGTGGTCTCCTAATCTGTGAAGGTTTGaaaaatcctgtagtgtgtacctgccatcagtattttttaaaccaaaacaatcattcTGCTATAGCAACAGAAAGAACAACATCAAAGCAGAAAATCTAAGGAGAATGCACAAAGCCCCGGTGATGTCATGAATTTTAGAATGTTCAGATGCTATAAATGTAGGACCTGACTTTATAGATTCATTTGTAACCAGACCGTCACcatgagaggaaggaaaagcagaaaagactGCGGTACCGAAGAAGGAGGCAGGATGAGAGATCGCTCTcggggaaggagaagaaagagaagcgTGAGCAAAGAGGACACAAAGGCCCAGCAGAGTGGGGAAAAAATGGccgagaagaagaaagagactAAGAAGGTTCTAGAAAGTACCACGACTTCGGATCAAACCCTAGCTGACAAGCCGAAAGAGGACACCAAGGAGGTCGCCTCTGCCATTAAAAAGACAGGGACTCCTCTGGAGATGGAGCGCCACTGCTGGCAGCTAGACACCTGACTGCTGGACGAGACGGACGAATCCAAacctctctttgaggatcagATGGAGGAGCAGATGGACAAGGAAAGtacatccctcattcaggccacCAAGGGCTGCAAGCAGACTGTGCAGGATAtgcaacaggaagaagaggagcctGTGAAAAGACCCCAGGCTTCCCATCGAGTCCAGAAAGGAGGACAGAACAGaaaggaaaccaggaagatcgCAGCTGCCctgaaaaaggcagaggatcttctggagactgagcgcctctgctggctgcaggagaaactctcattgctggaggagatggagaaatctgcagctctctatGAGGCTCAGCTGGACGAGCAGAAATGCAAGAACAAAACCCTCGCGGCTGCTCTGAAAAAcgttgagcagaagctggagagtcatcaggttgagtggcaggaggaaaagaaatccctcattcaggccacagaaGGCTTCAAGAAGACTCTTCAGGATATGcaacaggaagcaaaggaggctgtggaaagatctcaggcttCCCTTCAAGCCCAGCTCGAGGAGCAAcgagaggaaaccaggaagatcgCAGCCTCCctggaaaaggcagaggatcttctggagactgagcgcctctgctggcagcaggagaaaatccccctgatggaggagatggagaaatctgcagctctctatgaggctcagctggaggagcagagatgCAAGAACAAAACCCTTGTGGCTTCTTTACGGAatgttgagcagaagctggagagtcatcagatggagtggcagcaggaaaagacatccctcattcaaGCCACAGAGGATCTCAAGAAGACGCTGCAGGAAAAGGAGCAGGactgggaggagaaagaaagctcCTTGAGGTCCCAACTGGAAGATCTcctgagcaagaagaagaaaaagaagaagtggtaCAGATGGTTCTTATGTTTGGCCTGATTCATGTTCAGGAACTGtgactgaatcaaacacacgCCTGAGCTATAGGTGGTTttccccgggtgctccggttagcCAACCTTTATTAAAGAAGAaattctttaataaaaactgaaaaaaaagttcaattagTTCAGGCGTGTGAAACCGGGTACCGGTTCCTGATCTGGGTCTTACTTTCTATACTTCTAAATGAACCATTAAAATGTCCATTAGTCTTTGCACCATCCACACCAAAAGGATCGCCATCGGCCGGTCGagatcacaacaacacaaaggctcttttaagagccaccTGACAACACCAGACTATACAGTATCAGTAGAACCAGTACCCATTCCTGATCTGGGTCTGCAAGGGACTCCATCTAAGTTTTCAACGCTAATTGTACTTTGCCGCTGAAATGGTGAGCTTTGAAGGCTTTCTTCTGTGAGCCAGTCACGTCACCATGGCAACTACAGGAACCACACCACCCCACAGCGACAAAGCGATAAGATGGCTAACCACTTGTACACCTAGTAATACTAGTTCTAAGAGTATCTTTTGATTTTAATCCATGTAGCTACATTTGTTTTCGTCATAATTTGAACCAGAATAAAACAAGCCAAAGGCATTTCTTAACAGAACATTATTGTATATCATGAGTTACTTATTTCATCAAATGGCTATAACAGCTTTCAACCTCTCC of Acanthopagrus latus isolate v.2019 chromosome 10, fAcaLat1.1, whole genome shotgun sequence contains these proteins:
- the LOC119027488 gene encoding coiled-coil domain-containing protein 30-like, translated to MRGRKSRKDCGTEEGGRMRDRSRGRRRKRSVSKEDTKAQQSGEKMAEKKKETKKVLESTTTSDQILADKPKEDTKKIASAIKKTGTPLEIERHCWQLDTWLLDETDESKPLVEDQMEEQMDKESTSLIQATKGCKQTVQDMQQEEEEPVKRPQASHRVQKGGQNRKETRKIAAALKKAEDLLETERLCWLQEKLSLLEEMEKSAALYEAQLDEQKCKNKTLAAALKNVEQKLESHQVEWQEEKKSLIQATEGFKKTLQDMQQEAKEAVERSQASLQAQLEEQREETRKIAASLEKAEDLLETERLCWQQEKIPLMEEMEKSAALYEAQLEEQRCKNKTLVASLRNVEQKLESHQMEWQQEKTSLIQATEDLKKTLQEKEQDWEEKESSLRSQLEDLLSKKKKKKKWYRWFLCLA